From the Vibrio vulnificus CMCP6 genome, one window contains:
- a CDS encoding DUF1778 domain-containing protein, translated as MSALKKERVELRVTAEEKRALEEAALLSNTTVSRFIAETVAQRVESVIAEQKRLLVAHEQWESVMSALQNPVEPTELMKEILSSSMEDSWSVKINK; from the coding sequence ATGTCTGCACTAAAAAAAGAACGTGTGGAATTGAGAGTCACAGCAGAAGAGAAAAGGGCACTTGAAGAAGCCGCCTTGCTGAGCAATACCACCGTGAGTCGGTTCATTGCAGAAACGGTCGCGCAGAGAGTGGAATCGGTAATCGCGGAGCAAAAGCGATTGTTGGTCGCTCATGAACAATGGGAAAGTGTCATGTCTGCGTTGCAAAACCCTGTTGAGCCCACCGAGTTAATGAAAGAGATTCTAAGTTCATCCATGGAGGATTCTTGGTCGGTAAAAATCAACAAGTAA
- a CDS encoding HlyD family secretion protein: MSEQNTTTGASEDNKKLKQARSFTYYIFAVVIALWVYTLWADRVTPMTDQARVNGQVIRISPEVSGPISQIHVANNATVKAGDELVNIDPRPFELAVKAARFDLQKAAQSYQADSAAINVAKANEVAARVRVANARKNVERNRVLVERGTISQAAMDNMVAELDTAEANLAQASSALEKAKQEFGPRGKENPEIQAVLNRLEQALLNLNHTKLLAPADGVITNMDVAVGDYAGAGQPLLTFVNNHSLWLTAMVRENSLAYLKTGDKVKIVFDAYPGEVFEGSISSIGWGSSGNGSLSVDAGTGLMSSPTNNPKAQRFPVNIEFSDLPDNITLRYSGRAVVGFYPEESYIAERLQDLWIWAWSYISYVS; the protein is encoded by the coding sequence ATGTCAGAACAAAACACCACAACAGGCGCATCAGAAGACAATAAAAAGCTCAAACAAGCGCGCTCATTCACGTACTACATTTTTGCCGTCGTGATTGCCCTTTGGGTTTATACCCTGTGGGCCGACCGCGTGACACCGATGACCGATCAAGCCCGTGTCAACGGCCAAGTGATCCGCATTAGCCCAGAAGTGTCCGGGCCAATTTCTCAAATCCACGTTGCCAATAACGCCACGGTCAAAGCTGGGGATGAGTTGGTGAACATCGACCCTCGCCCTTTCGAGCTGGCGGTTAAAGCGGCGCGATTTGACCTGCAAAAAGCGGCGCAATCCTACCAAGCGGATTCCGCGGCGATCAACGTGGCCAAAGCCAACGAAGTGGCCGCGCGCGTGCGAGTCGCCAACGCGAGAAAAAACGTTGAGCGTAACCGCGTGCTTGTCGAGCGTGGCACCATTAGCCAAGCAGCGATGGACAACATGGTTGCAGAGCTAGACACGGCCGAAGCCAACCTCGCGCAAGCCTCTTCTGCGCTGGAAAAAGCCAAACAAGAGTTTGGCCCTCGTGGCAAAGAAAACCCAGAGATCCAAGCGGTGTTGAACCGTCTTGAGCAAGCGTTACTTAACCTCAACCACACCAAATTGCTTGCGCCTGCCGATGGCGTGATCACCAATATGGATGTCGCTGTGGGCGACTACGCAGGCGCTGGCCAACCGCTGCTGACCTTCGTGAACAACCACAGCCTTTGGTTAACCGCGATGGTTCGAGAAAACTCACTGGCGTACCTAAAAACGGGCGACAAAGTCAAAATCGTCTTTGATGCTTACCCAGGAGAAGTGTTTGAAGGCAGCATTTCATCTATTGGTTGGGGCAGCAGTGGCAACGGTAGCCTTTCAGTGGATGCGGGCACAGGCTTGATGTCATCGCCAACCAACAACCCGAAAGCTCAGCGTTTCCCAGTCAACATTGAGTTTTCCGATTTACCAGACAACATTACCCTAAGATACAGTGGCCGCGCGGTGGTTGGCTTCTATCCAGAGGAAAGCTACATTGCAGAAAGACTGCAAGACCTATGGATCTGGGCATGGAGCTACATTAGTTATGTTTCGTAG
- a CDS encoding GGDEF domain-containing protein, with protein MQTPKKPDNEPQRIADLHSLNILDTAAEERFDRVTRIARRLFDVPIALVSLVDEDRQWFKSCFGLNASETPRDISFCGHAILGADTLIVEDASQDARFADNPLVTGEPHIRFYAGVPLMFEHSSCLGTLCIIDTKPRTLNEDERLDLIDLAKMAERELAATHSASIDDLTQISNRRGFMTLAKKSMAYCEVGDYPYSIAYLDLNGFKPINDQFGHQEGDLALKAFADTMKKSFRESDVFARLGGDEFVVFMSGASRSVAQIAIQRFTEALQRYNQSANRGYDLSFCAGIVSVEPDANISLDELLSQADKAMYQQKGNKTPRS; from the coding sequence ATGCAAACACCCAAAAAACCGGACAACGAACCGCAGCGCATCGCGGATCTCCATTCGCTCAACATTTTAGACACCGCCGCGGAAGAACGTTTTGATCGCGTCACTCGCATCGCGCGTCGGCTGTTTGATGTGCCGATCGCCTTGGTCAGTTTGGTGGATGAGGATCGCCAGTGGTTTAAATCCTGCTTTGGACTGAATGCCAGTGAAACGCCACGCGATATCTCCTTTTGCGGCCACGCCATTCTTGGCGCTGACACCTTGATTGTGGAAGATGCCAGCCAAGATGCACGCTTTGCCGACAACCCATTAGTGACCGGTGAGCCACACATTCGCTTTTACGCTGGCGTTCCGTTGATGTTTGAACACAGCTCCTGCTTAGGCACATTGTGCATCATCGACACCAAACCGCGCACGCTTAACGAAGACGAGCGTTTGGATTTGATCGATCTGGCCAAGATGGCGGAGCGAGAACTCGCCGCCACGCACAGCGCCTCCATTGATGACCTGACGCAGATTTCCAACCGCCGTGGCTTTATGACCTTGGCGAAAAAGAGCATGGCCTATTGCGAAGTGGGCGATTACCCCTACTCCATTGCCTATTTAGATCTCAACGGTTTTAAACCGATCAACGATCAATTTGGCCACCAAGAAGGCGACCTCGCCCTCAAAGCGTTCGCCGATACCATGAAAAAGAGCTTCCGCGAGTCTGATGTCTTTGCCCGTCTGGGTGGAGATGAGTTTGTGGTGTTTATGTCTGGCGCGTCTCGCTCTGTGGCGCAAATCGCCATTCAACGCTTTACCGAAGCCTTGCAACGCTACAACCAAAGCGCCAACCGAGGCTATGATTTGTCCTTCTGCGCGGGGATTGTTTCGGTCGAGCCCGATGCCAACATCAGTTTGGATGAGCTTCTTTCTCAAGCAGATAAAGCCATGTACCAGCAAAAAGGCAACAAAACGCCACGAAGTTGA
- a CDS encoding GNAT family N-acetyltransferase: MVGKNQQVSVERYDAESDYDFEPFDCGIEHLNQFLKSRMHKEADKGLLVPYLCFYLNDEGKKEVIGYFTLSSGSIEKAALTVRPRRDVSYSTVPCILLGRLAVCQSVQGQGLGKFLLGKAILQSLVSSKAIGVYAIALRAEEHNWPFYLQAGFTQSKHHDGKTFFYSLKQAEQYYKTLAKPR, translated from the coding sequence TTGGTCGGTAAAAATCAACAAGTAAGCGTTGAGCGATACGACGCCGAATCAGACTATGATTTCGAACCATTTGACTGTGGCATTGAACACCTCAATCAGTTCCTCAAGTCGAGAATGCATAAGGAAGCAGATAAGGGGCTACTGGTCCCTTATCTTTGTTTCTACCTCAATGATGAGGGGAAAAAAGAAGTCATCGGTTACTTCACTCTCAGCAGTGGCAGTATTGAAAAAGCCGCGCTGACGGTCAGGCCAAGGCGGGATGTCTCCTATTCAACAGTACCTTGCATCCTGCTCGGGCGGCTTGCTGTGTGTCAGTCTGTTCAGGGGCAAGGCTTGGGCAAATTCTTGCTCGGTAAAGCCATTTTGCAATCACTCGTCAGTTCCAAAGCCATTGGCGTTTATGCCATCGCATTGCGTGCCGAGGAACATAACTGGCCGTTTTACCTTCAAGCGGGTTTTACTCAGTCTAAGCACCATGATGGCAAAACCTTCTTCTACTCATTGAAGCAAGCTGAGCAGTACTACAAAACGCTCGCCAAGCCACGTTAA
- a CDS encoding MATE family efflux transporter, whose protein sequence is MAKTQNINQRMSIVTLAWPILVEILLRTALGTSDVFMLSGYSDKAVSAVGVITQLTFFLIIVSTFVSSGTGILIAQYNGAGRDQDSTHVGVASIALSSVIGVMLSVLAVLGAMHLLPYYGLEAQVEQYAQEYLLISGAMTFNVTIGIVFTTILRSHGYSRSPMTVNLISGVLNIIGNYIALYQPFGLPVYGVQGVAIATVASQVIGTTILGVLLWRSSIALPMRSLAQVPKAVYKKILKIGGMNAGEVLSYNMAQITIVYFVVQMGTSSLAAFTYAQNIARFSFAFALAIGQATQIQTGYYIGKGWIESITKRVQLYFLVGFASSVTVASTIYFMRDAILTLFTQQPEILLLAGSLVMGSIVLEAGRVFNLIFISALKGAGDIKFPVQMGILSMWGLGVVFSYLLGIHWGYGVFGAWMAIALDEWFRGLIMARRWRSQVWTRYKLS, encoded by the coding sequence ATGGCTAAAACCCAAAATATCAACCAACGCATGTCTATCGTGACGCTCGCGTGGCCGATATTAGTGGAAATTTTGCTACGGACAGCGCTCGGCACCAGCGACGTATTCATGCTTTCTGGCTATTCAGACAAAGCGGTGTCGGCGGTGGGGGTGATCACCCAACTGACGTTCTTCCTCATCATTGTCTCTACCTTTGTCAGTAGCGGCACTGGGATTCTCATTGCTCAATACAACGGAGCAGGGCGCGATCAAGATTCCACTCACGTTGGGGTGGCGAGTATTGCGCTTTCCAGCGTCATCGGCGTGATGCTCAGTGTGTTGGCGGTGCTCGGTGCGATGCATTTGCTCCCTTACTATGGCTTGGAAGCTCAGGTGGAACAATACGCGCAAGAATACCTGCTCATCAGCGGGGCGATGACCTTTAACGTCACCATTGGCATTGTGTTCACCACCATTTTGCGCAGTCACGGTTATTCACGTTCGCCCATGACGGTTAATCTCATCAGTGGCGTGCTCAACATCATCGGTAACTACATTGCGCTCTATCAGCCGTTTGGTTTGCCGGTGTATGGCGTGCAAGGAGTGGCCATTGCGACGGTAGCCAGCCAGGTGATCGGCACAACGATTCTGGGCGTGCTGCTGTGGCGCAGTTCCATCGCCTTGCCGATGCGTTCACTCGCGCAAGTGCCTAAAGCGGTCTACAAGAAAATTCTCAAAATCGGCGGCATGAACGCAGGGGAAGTGCTTTCGTACAATATGGCGCAAATCACCATCGTCTATTTTGTGGTGCAGATGGGCACCTCGTCTCTTGCGGCGTTTACCTATGCGCAGAACATCGCGCGTTTCTCTTTTGCGTTTGCTTTAGCCATTGGCCAAGCAACGCAAATTCAAACCGGTTACTACATTGGTAAAGGCTGGATAGAGAGCATCACCAAACGGGTGCAACTCTACTTTTTGGTTGGCTTTGCCTCTTCGGTCACGGTGGCGAGCACCATCTACTTTATGCGTGATGCGATCTTAACTCTGTTCACTCAGCAGCCAGAGATCCTCTTGTTGGCGGGTTCCCTCGTGATGGGCTCCATTGTGTTGGAAGCGGGGCGCGTGTTTAACCTGATTTTCATCTCGGCGCTGAAAGGGGCGGGGGACATCAAATTCCCAGTGCAAATGGGCATTTTGAGCATGTGGGGCTTAGGCGTGGTGTTTTCATATCTGCTTGGTATTCACTGGGGCTATGGCGTATTCGGTGCATGGATGGCGATTGCCCTCGACGAGTGGTTCCGTGGCCTCATCATGGCAAGGCGTTGGCGCTCGCAAGTTTGGACGCGTTATAAACTCAGCTAA
- a CDS encoding DUF2955 domain-containing protein produces MFRSAANPLLRVAMFPVLLLFWQYVFGTDLPLLAPAMCVVFLTTTHEPPPLAMILVMGGILFITAWVQAFVSNLLIDYPQVYYLFLFGVFYWCMERTKKNSQDVLAILLIVSTAMIAVFTQQKGIDVEQIPFALLANIFIAGFTAYLAYFIFPGGEPLAENVAARSSSMKYTLDWQTLMKTIIIMVVLVFTIRLDLEQSTIITIIVALVLKDPDPIVGRDYGVRRLITTYASVLYAVPPLIVSLFQVNLVGSLGAALVSSLFMGIHAMEKKASFNSIQLMYSSYVVLVFYGITSTSISAISDDLVRFASVMFAVLLGIMSLISLLPKQRSTS; encoded by the coding sequence ATGTTTCGTAGCGCCGCGAATCCTCTGCTTAGAGTCGCGATGTTTCCCGTACTGCTGTTGTTCTGGCAGTACGTATTCGGTACGGATTTACCCTTGCTGGCGCCTGCCATGTGTGTGGTGTTTTTAACCACCACTCATGAGCCACCACCGCTGGCGATGATTTTGGTCATGGGGGGAATTCTGTTTATTACCGCTTGGGTACAGGCGTTCGTAAGCAACCTACTGATTGACTATCCGCAGGTCTACTATCTGTTCTTATTTGGCGTGTTTTACTGGTGTATGGAACGCACCAAAAAGAACTCACAAGACGTGCTGGCGATATTGTTGATTGTTTCCACCGCCATGATTGCGGTATTCACCCAACAAAAAGGGATCGACGTAGAGCAAATCCCATTTGCCTTGTTGGCGAACATCTTCATTGCGGGATTCACAGCCTATCTGGCGTATTTCATCTTCCCCGGTGGTGAGCCACTGGCAGAGAACGTGGCAGCACGCTCTTCAAGCATGAAATACACGCTCGATTGGCAGACGCTGATGAAAACCATCATCATCATGGTGGTGTTAGTTTTCACCATTCGTCTCGATTTAGAGCAGAGCACCATCATCACCATCATTGTGGCCTTGGTGCTCAAAGATCCCGACCCCATCGTCGGGCGCGATTATGGCGTGAGAAGGCTCATCACCACCTACGCCAGTGTGCTCTATGCAGTGCCGCCGTTGATCGTCAGCTTGTTCCAAGTGAACTTGGTGGGCTCGCTAGGCGCGGCATTGGTGAGTTCGCTCTTTATGGGCATTCATGCGATGGAGAAAAAAGCCAGCTTCAACTCCATTCAACTGATGTATTCGAGCTACGTCGTGCTGGTGTTTTACGGCATCACCTCAACCAGCATCAGCGCCATCAGCGATGATCTGGTGCGCTTTGCCTCGGTGATGTTCGCCGTATTGCTCGGCATCATGAGCTTAATCAGCTTGCTGCCCAAACAACGCAGCACCAGCTAA
- a CDS encoding DUF4041 domain-containing protein produces the protein METISLIYLFSFALVILFIIFLFLVRRSIKLGGKLEITRTQLLVAEEEVEKYREKYAKVIDIETECEQIKKQLESDKKEIEDKERKTLHEIELKRDEAITNRQLAEQQIRDLKSDYITKKATYDSLTRQIAIFSEDIELIELGFYEPKFDFDASEVFKEEIIKCKEIQKSLLKNNNSSSGAIYCSREWTVDGSRSEGKKMTHKSIRLTARAFNNECEAAIANCTWKNVTKMEERIKKAFIAINKLNESNAIYITELYLMEKLKELQLTYEYREKKQREKEEQAEIKAQMREEAKVEAEIKKAEEEAIKEEKRYHKALEAARKELEKASDELKAELEKQIVHLQANLEEAEKKHQRAQSMAEQTKQGHVYIISNIGSFGDDVYKIGMTRRLEPMDRVRELGDASVPFTFDVHAMIHTDDAPMLEKKLHDRFDGQRLNMINRRKEFFGVSLEEIKCAVNDFTGQSVEFIETAVAQDYYETQAMNKQRLAREGKLNQELPRSNSLPQFADVL, from the coding sequence ATGGAAACAATCTCGTTAATATACTTATTTTCTTTCGCTTTAGTTATTTTATTTATTATTTTTCTCTTTTTAGTTAGGAGGTCTATAAAATTAGGTGGGAAATTAGAAATTACAAGAACTCAATTGTTAGTGGCAGAAGAGGAAGTTGAAAAGTATAGAGAGAAATATGCCAAGGTCATAGACATTGAAACTGAATGTGAGCAAATAAAAAAACAACTAGAATCAGATAAGAAGGAAATTGAAGATAAGGAACGCAAAACACTACACGAAATAGAACTAAAGAGAGATGAAGCGATTACGAACCGTCAATTAGCAGAACAACAAATCAGAGACTTAAAGAGCGACTACATAACTAAGAAAGCTACCTATGACTCTTTGACTCGTCAAATCGCAATTTTTAGTGAGGACATTGAACTTATTGAACTGGGTTTTTATGAACCAAAATTCGATTTTGATGCATCCGAAGTATTCAAAGAAGAAATAATTAAATGTAAGGAAATTCAGAAGAGTTTGTTAAAGAATAATAATTCTTCTTCTGGTGCGATTTATTGTAGTCGAGAATGGACGGTGGATGGTTCTCGAAGTGAAGGAAAGAAAATGACGCACAAGAGTATTCGCCTTACCGCTAGAGCTTTCAATAATGAGTGTGAAGCAGCGATTGCCAATTGTACGTGGAAAAACGTAACAAAGATGGAAGAACGCATAAAGAAAGCTTTTATTGCAATAAATAAACTAAATGAGTCGAATGCGATATATATAACTGAGCTTTATCTCATGGAAAAATTAAAAGAGCTCCAGCTAACTTATGAGTATCGAGAAAAGAAGCAACGTGAAAAAGAAGAACAGGCAGAAATTAAAGCACAGATGCGTGAAGAGGCAAAAGTAGAAGCTGAAATTAAAAAAGCTGAAGAAGAGGCCATTAAAGAAGAAAAACGTTATCACAAAGCACTAGAAGCAGCTAGAAAAGAGCTAGAGAAAGCGAGTGATGAACTCAAAGCAGAATTAGAAAAACAAATTGTGCATTTACAGGCAAACTTAGAAGAAGCTGAGAAAAAACATCAACGCGCACAATCAATGGCGGAGCAAACTAAACAGGGGCATGTTTACATAATTTCGAACATAGGTTCATTTGGAGATGATGTTTACAAAATAGGCATGACTCGCCGTTTGGAACCAATGGATAGGGTTAGAGAGCTTGGGGATGCTTCTGTGCCATTTACATTTGATGTACATGCAATGATTCATACTGATGATGCTCCGATGCTAGAGAAGAAACTCCACGATAGGTTTGATGGTCAGCGTTTAAATATGATTAACCGTCGAAAAGAGTTTTTTGGTGTCTCGTTGGAAGAAATAAAATGTGCGGTTAATGACTTTACTGGACAATCTGTGGAGTTCATTGAAACAGCAGTCGCACAGGATTACTACGAAACACAGGCTATGAACAAACAGCGACTTGCTCGAGAGGGAAAATTGAACCAAGAGTTACCGCGATCTAACTCTTTACCCCAATTCGCTGATGTTTTGTAG
- a CDS encoding RluA family pseudouridine synthase gives MHTPDPCFTPFTTVIDGYALPERFTFPFYYTPHPLCVLAAEQLQQHLLTQQEWQHNFGLLNGEVVSDDESAIGKMFGVLLVENAQGDIGFLSAFSGKIADQNLLPGFVPPVFDMLAEESFFRRELSEITDINHQVKQLSQSAELAQLRQQIEADRQAYQAQEQAQRQAMIEGRAARKQQREQAEATLTGDALKAVLDDLAKQSVAEKNVLKYLKLEWDEQLASEEARLQVLLTQLDTLKEQRKTLSNALQHKLFAQYRFLNVRGEQSDLNAIFAPTTSPVPPAGSGECAAPKLLQYAFTHGLKPLAMAEFWWGVSPKSEVRQHKKFYPSCHSKCHPILGHMLQGLNMDPNPLEENWAEDKELEIVYQDEAMVVVNKPSGLLSVPGKTITDSAYTRLQALFPDVEGPFVIHRLDMATSGLLVFALTRRANKSLQKQFISRGVQKRYVALLEGEVPQSQGEITLPMRGDPDDRPRQLVCFEHGKPAHTDWQLIETRDGRSKLYLYPRTGRTHQLRVHCAHHLGLHMPMVGDGLYGEKANRLHLHAESLELDHPYSKERMHFQVDAEF, from the coding sequence ATGCACACGCCGGACCCTTGCTTTACCCCCTTCACCACCGTTATCGACGGCTACGCCCTGCCCGAGCGCTTTACCTTCCCGTTTTACTACACACCGCATCCGTTGTGTGTATTAGCGGCAGAGCAGTTGCAACAGCATTTGCTCACTCAGCAAGAGTGGCAGCACAACTTTGGCTTGTTGAACGGCGAAGTGGTGAGTGACGATGAAAGCGCGATTGGCAAAATGTTTGGCGTGCTGTTGGTTGAAAATGCGCAAGGTGATATCGGCTTTTTGAGCGCGTTCTCGGGCAAAATTGCCGACCAAAACCTATTGCCCGGTTTTGTGCCACCGGTGTTTGACATGCTCGCAGAAGAGAGCTTTTTCCGCCGCGAGTTGTCGGAAATCACCGACATCAATCATCAAGTAAAACAGTTGTCGCAAAGCGCAGAGCTGGCACAACTTCGCCAGCAAATTGAGGCTGACCGCCAAGCTTACCAAGCGCAAGAACAAGCCCAACGCCAAGCCATGATTGAAGGGCGCGCCGCACGCAAGCAACAGCGCGAGCAAGCGGAAGCAACGCTCACTGGCGATGCGCTCAAAGCGGTGTTGGATGATCTCGCCAAACAAAGCGTGGCTGAGAAAAACGTACTCAAATACCTCAAACTGGAGTGGGATGAACAACTCGCCAGTGAAGAGGCACGTTTGCAAGTGCTGCTTACTCAACTCGATACGCTCAAAGAGCAGCGCAAAACCTTATCGAACGCCTTGCAACACAAATTGTTTGCTCAGTATCGCTTCCTCAATGTGCGCGGGGAGCAGAGCGATCTCAACGCGATTTTCGCACCAACCACCAGCCCTGTGCCGCCAGCAGGCTCTGGCGAATGTGCCGCACCAAAACTGCTGCAGTACGCTTTTACCCACGGCTTGAAGCCACTGGCAATGGCGGAATTTTGGTGGGGTGTGTCGCCGAAATCGGAAGTGCGCCAACACAAAAAGTTTTACCCATCATGCCACAGTAAATGCCACCCCATTTTGGGCCATATGCTGCAAGGGCTGAACATGGACCCGAACCCGCTGGAAGAAAACTGGGCAGAAGACAAAGAGCTGGAAATCGTCTATCAAGACGAGGCGATGGTCGTTGTCAACAAACCGTCTGGGCTGTTATCGGTGCCGGGAAAAACCATTACCGATTCCGCTTATACCCGTTTGCAAGCGCTATTCCCTGACGTGGAAGGGCCGTTTGTGATTCACCGCCTAGATATGGCGACATCGGGACTATTGGTGTTTGCCCTCACCCGTCGCGCCAACAAGAGCCTGCAAAAGCAGTTTATTTCTCGTGGCGTGCAAAAGCGTTATGTGGCGCTATTGGAAGGTGAAGTGCCGCAAAGCCAAGGGGAAATCACCCTGCCCATGCGAGGCGACCCAGACGACAGACCGCGCCAACTGGTCTGTTTTGAACACGGAAAACCCGCGCATACCGATTGGCAGTTGATTGAGACTCGCGATGGCCGCAGCAAGCTTTACCTCTACCCAAGAACGGGGCGCACTCACCAACTTCGCGTTCATTGTGCTCATCACCTTGGTTTGCACATGCCGATGGTCGGCGATGGGTTGTATGGTGAAAAAGCCAACCGGCTGCACTTGCACGCGGAATCGCTTGAACTTGACCACCCTTACAGCAAAGAGCGCATGCATTTTCAAGTGGATGCCGAATTCTAG